The Halobacillus ihumii genomic sequence GCTATACCTTCGAAGAAATGAAAATGATTAATGAAACAAAGAAAATCATGCATACTCCTGCGCTTCAAATTTCAGCTACATGTGTTCGTCTGCCGATTTTTACTTCACATGCTGAGAGTGTTTATGTTGAAGTTGAACAGGATGATGTTTCAGTTCAACAGTTGAAAGAGCTTGTAGGCAAGGCATCTGGGGTTGTGCTGGAAGACGATCCAGCTGTTCAATCCTACCCGACACCATTAAGTGCTGCTGGGAAACGTGATGTGTTTGTAGGGCGTATACGTAAAGATCTCGACCATAAGAATGGATTTCATCTTTGGGTAGTTTCTGATAATCTATTAAAGGGAGCTGCCTGGAATTCAGTTCAAATTGCAGAACGAGTCGTCGCCAATCAATGGCTGTAAATCTAATAGGTTGAGGTGTATACATTGAAATTACTCGTGCAAAAATTTGGGGGAACCTCTGTCCGTGATCAAGAAAGCAGATCACGGGCAATCTCTCATATTAAGAATGCTCTAAGTGAAGGATACAAAGTCGTCGTTACCGTTTCCGCAATGGGGCGTAAAGGCGAGCCATATGCAACAGATACATTACTTGATTTAATCCAGTTTCCCGAGTCAAAGGTGTCAGACCGAGAACAGGATCTGATTATGTCTTGCGGAGAAACAATTTCATCCGTGGTTTTTTCAAACGAATTAACTCGGGAAGGGGTATCTGCAGCAGCTTTAACAGGTGCTCAGGCTGGTTTTTTAACAACAGATGACTTTACTCGGGCTAAAATCTTACGCATGGACCCAACTCGCATTTTAGCGGAACTTGAGAAAAATGATGTTGTAGTTGTAGCTGGATTCCAAGGGAAGACGGAGTCAGGTGATACGACAACGATAGGTCGTGGGGGCAGTGATACAAGTGCTGCAGCCTTAGGTGCGGCTTTAAGTGCGGATTACATTGATATTTTTACAGATGTTGAAGGAATTATGACAGCCGATCCTAGGCTTGTAGAATCTGCACGGGCACTCCATGTAGTCACATATAATGAAATTTGTAATCTTGCTTATCAAGGGGCCAAAGTGATTCATCCTCGTGCAGTTGAAATTGCCATGCATGCGAAGGTACCTATCCGGGTCCGCTCGACCTATTCAGACTCGACGGGCACATTAGTAGCTGCTTCGAAAGAAGGGGAAGCAGGGAATGATCTTCCGGATCGACTCGTAACAGGAATCGCTCATATGTCCGGGTTAACTCAAATTAAAGTTCAATCCAAGGAGGATCCATCGAGACTTCAATCCGAAGTGTTTAAATCCATGGCTGAGGCGAATATTTCTGTTGACTTTATTAACATTTCTCCAAGTGGGGTAACCTATACGATTGATGGAATGTTTACGGAAAGAGCAGTCGGTATCTTGAATGATCTCGGTTACGATCCGGAGATTAAAGCAGGCTGTGCAAAAGTATCGACGGTTGGGGCTGGGATTACCGGTGTACCCGGGGTTACAGCTCAAATTGTGCAAACACTAATTGAGCGTGGTGTACAAATTTTGCAGTCAGCCGATTCCCATACGACAATTTGGGTCCTGATCAAGGAAGAGGATTTAATTGACGCTGTCAATGCCCTCCACGATATCTTTCAATTGAATAAAGAATAATGAAAGGGGATATAAGACGTGGATTTTGGTAAAGTATTAACAGCCATGGTGACACCTTTTGACATCAATGGGAACCTTGATCTTGCTAAAACGTCGACACTGGTAGAATATTTAATAGATCATGGGACAGAAGGGTTAGTTGTGGCTGGAACAACTGGAGAATCACCAACACTTACTTCAGAAGAAAAAGTGGCTCTTTGGGAGCATGTAGTAAAAGTAGTCAACGGCAGAATCCCGGTTATTGCAGGCAGTGGCAGCAATAATACGCAAGCTTCCATTGAACTCTCAAAGAAAGCTGAACAAACTGGAGTAGATGCCATAATGCTCGTTGCCCCTTATTACAATAAGCCGAATCAACGTGGTCTTTATGAACATTTTAAAACCATTGCTGCATCCATTACGAAACCTGTCATGCTATATAACGTTCCAGGTCGAACAGCTGTCCGAATGAATGCTGACACAGTCATTAAACTATCGGAAGTTGAGAATATTGTCTCTGTCAAAGAAGCGACAGGAGATCTCGATGCGGTAGCCGAGATTGTAGAAAAAACAGATGACTCGTTCTCACTCTATAGTGGTGATGATAATTTGACTCTTCCGATTTATGCAGTGGGCGGAAATGGAATTGTGTCTGTTTCCTCTCATGTCGTCGGTGAGGACCTGGGTGAGATGCTTAGATTGTTTGACGCTGGGAAAGGAAAAGAAGCTGCTGCCATTCACAGGCGGATCCTTCCTGTGTTAAAAGGAATGTTTAGTGCACCTTCCCCAACCCCAATCAAGACAGCTTTGCAAATGAAAGGGCTCGATACAGGAGGAGTCAGACTGCCTCTCGTTCCCCTCACTTCTGAAGAACGCCACACGATTCAACAATTAGTTGACACGATTTAAAAGTACAGCAGCGTTTAAATAACGCTGCTGTATTTTTTTTGCCCACAGGATGTGGGGTAGTTCGGTGTTGGCACAGGACGTGCCGCTCTTAACCGAACTTCCGCTACTCTGTTTTTTAGTCGAACTTCCTTTAATCCCGGTTTTAACCGAACTTCCTTAACCGCCAAACTTGTTCTTTCCCTTTTTCTTGTATGACGTTAGTTACTCTGTCTCATACTAAGAAAAAGTGTGAAAGGGGCAGGTAAAGATGAAAGACAAACAAGAAGAGAATGATCAGTCCAAGCAACAATCATCGATTGTAGATAAAATACAGCAGCTGGGCCAAAATAATGTACCACAGCCAGGAGATTCAAACATTCATGTTCTTCCGATTATTGGGCAGGTAGAAGGGCATGTCCAATTGCCAGCACAAAATAAGACGACAAAATATGAACATTTGATTCCACAGCTGATCGCTATCGA encodes the following:
- the dapA gene encoding 4-hydroxy-tetrahydrodipicolinate synthase, giving the protein MDFGKVLTAMVTPFDINGNLDLAKTSTLVEYLIDHGTEGLVVAGTTGESPTLTSEEKVALWEHVVKVVNGRIPVIAGSGSNNTQASIELSKKAEQTGVDAIMLVAPYYNKPNQRGLYEHFKTIAASITKPVMLYNVPGRTAVRMNADTVIKLSEVENIVSVKEATGDLDAVAEIVEKTDDSFSLYSGDDNLTLPIYAVGGNGIVSVSSHVVGEDLGEMLRLFDAGKGKEAAAIHRRILPVLKGMFSAPSPTPIKTALQMKGLDTGGVRLPLVPLTSEERHTIQQLVDTI
- the dapG gene encoding aspartate kinase — translated: MKLLVQKFGGTSVRDQESRSRAISHIKNALSEGYKVVVTVSAMGRKGEPYATDTLLDLIQFPESKVSDREQDLIMSCGETISSVVFSNELTREGVSAAALTGAQAGFLTTDDFTRAKILRMDPTRILAELEKNDVVVVAGFQGKTESGDTTTIGRGGSDTSAAALGAALSADYIDIFTDVEGIMTADPRLVESARALHVVTYNEICNLAYQGAKVIHPRAVEIAMHAKVPIRVRSTYSDSTGTLVAASKEGEAGNDLPDRLVTGIAHMSGLTQIKVQSKEDPSRLQSEVFKSMAEANISVDFINISPSGVTYTIDGMFTERAVGILNDLGYDPEIKAGCAKVSTVGAGITGVPGVTAQIVQTLIERGVQILQSADSHTTIWVLIKEEDLIDAVNALHDIFQLNKE